In Candidatus Hydrogenedentota bacterium, a genomic segment contains:
- a CDS encoding NAD(P)H-hydrate epimerase: protein MGEKLTHLTAAQMREADRRSIEELGIPGAVLMNNAGAAVFREIQRGPVGIVCGKGNNGGDGFVVARLALLAGLDTRVVLLTSPEAVTGDAATFLQAYLRLGGHLEAAENEQETRNAVAGLRDCAVLVDAMLGTGVKGEVRGVFRAAIETWPGVPTIAVDLPSGLDADTGECLGCCIRAHTTVTFQFPKCGFLNPAAHPYLGHVVVADIGIPYICADDEAYRALCLQR from the coding sequence GTGGGGGAGAAGTTGACTCATCTCACGGCTGCGCAGATGCGAGAAGCGGACCGGCGTAGTATCGAAGAACTGGGTATCCCCGGCGCTGTCCTCATGAACAACGCCGGGGCTGCTGTCTTCCGCGAGATCCAGCGAGGTCCCGTTGGGATTGTGTGCGGCAAGGGCAACAACGGTGGGGACGGGTTCGTCGTCGCGCGACTTGCTCTGCTGGCGGGTCTGGACACACGCGTCGTTCTACTGACTTCGCCGGAGGCAGTCACCGGCGATGCCGCCACGTTTCTTCAGGCCTATTTGCGCTTGGGGGGACATTTGGAGGCTGCCGAAAACGAGCAAGAAACGCGGAACGCCGTCGCGGGTCTGCGTGATTGTGCCGTATTGGTTGACGCCATGCTCGGAACGGGCGTCAAGGGAGAAGTACGAGGTGTATTCCGAGCCGCCATCGAAACTTGGCCCGGCGTGCCAACTATCGCGGTGGACTTACCTTCAGGTCTTGACGCAGATACCGGCGAATGCCTGGGGTGCTGCATTCGCGCCCATACCACCGTCACGTTCCAGTTTCCCAAGTGCGGCTTTCTAAACCCGGCCGCCCATCCATATCTTGGTCACGTCGTCGTAGCTGATATCGGCATTCCATACATATGTGCCGACGATGAGGCCTATCGTGCGCTCTGCCTTCAGCGATAG